A genomic window from Leptospira fletcheri includes:
- a CDS encoding helix-turn-helix domain-containing protein, with the protein MLNFKQSSNMEPSVRDLIYGSISAEELRFLLPETFPYLLQVLKGEVGLLVLASDLEPGSLEEVASLGYGEEGFFYTFLSRGSEVRQSLESERSPFFLTKDQASGLYKSGSEGCLLSGIYLDEKLQGFLLIELSSPPEPWQTMLLALLCQNIARSFRSEKKEASAGFAPSREATEERWSCMGKLLFRMSGGGKSVLDNYRKLGMLKIRGPRSSGKKTLAKWLHRNESADRGFLVIGVLPEQAGKLEKSLEEWETMVQGGTLIFEKIQEYSALQQKLLYEYSIAERSRPRLVFLENSEISPKEELVFFRSFLESNFIELPIWSNWPKEDREEMVTLFFEEAKEAQGRRDLVLSKEARTHLVHPEMNRNLEDLRNLIEEGVLHTSGRELLGFSETISRPQGVSIPDADDLDLRKAVEALERQKILLAYKLFGGNQIRMSKALGISRGSLQYKLKNLGLG; encoded by the coding sequence ATGCTTAATTTTAAACAATCTTCCAACATGGAGCCCAGTGTTCGGGATTTAATTTATGGAAGCATTTCTGCAGAAGAGCTTCGCTTTTTACTCCCGGAGACTTTTCCGTATTTGCTGCAGGTTTTAAAAGGAGAAGTGGGCCTTTTGGTCCTTGCCTCCGATCTTGAGCCAGGGTCCTTAGAAGAGGTCGCATCCTTGGGGTACGGAGAGGAAGGTTTTTTCTATACTTTCTTGTCCAGGGGCTCCGAGGTCCGGCAGTCTTTAGAATCGGAGAGATCTCCATTTTTTCTTACGAAAGACCAAGCTTCCGGTTTGTATAAGAGTGGATCCGAAGGATGTTTGCTTTCCGGAATTTATTTGGATGAAAAGCTCCAAGGATTTTTATTGATCGAACTCTCCTCTCCTCCTGAGCCTTGGCAGACCATGCTCTTGGCCCTTCTTTGTCAAAATATCGCTCGGTCATTCAGGAGCGAAAAAAAAGAGGCGTCTGCCGGTTTTGCCCCTTCTCGCGAAGCTACGGAAGAAAGATGGAGCTGCATGGGGAAATTGCTATTTCGAATGAGCGGAGGGGGAAAGTCGGTTCTAGACAATTATCGCAAATTGGGCATGTTAAAAATCCGTGGACCCAGAAGTTCCGGTAAAAAGACTTTGGCCAAATGGTTGCACCGAAACGAATCCGCGGACCGGGGATTTTTGGTGATTGGGGTGCTTCCGGAGCAAGCCGGGAAATTGGAAAAGTCACTGGAAGAATGGGAAACCATGGTCCAAGGAGGGACCCTCATTTTTGAGAAAATCCAGGAGTATTCGGCCCTGCAGCAAAAATTATTATATGAATATTCGATTGCAGAAAGAAGTCGGCCTCGGCTTGTCTTTTTGGAAAATTCGGAAATTTCTCCCAAGGAAGAGCTCGTTTTTTTTCGATCATTCTTAGAGTCCAATTTTATAGAATTACCCATCTGGAGCAATTGGCCCAAAGAGGATAGAGAAGAAATGGTAACCCTTTTTTTTGAAGAGGCCAAGGAGGCGCAAGGGCGTCGAGATCTGGTCTTATCTAAGGAAGCTAGGACTCATTTGGTTCACCCGGAAATGAATCGAAATTTAGAGGACCTTAGGAATCTAATAGAGGAAGGAGTTTTGCATACTTCTGGGAGAGAACTTTTAGGGTTTTCAGAGACCATCAGTCGCCCTCAAGGAGTCTCCATTCCGGATGCAGACGATTTGGATTTAAGGAAGGCCGTTGAGGCATTGGAGAGGCAAAAAATTCTTTTGGCTTATAAGTTATTCGGCGGAAACCAGATCCGCATGTCTAAGGCGCTCGGGATATCCAGGGGCTCCCTTCAGTACAAATTAAAAAATCTGGGACTGGGGTAA
- a CDS encoding phosphatidylinositol phospholipase codes for MAAKVKRTSFQKLLNAMKKLTMEVNDNEILRRLETLMATSKEDLNQAVVRSLLENPLEFDPKSVPEPYAQYVRHFVYMVKRNKKKGLDVTFDADALESKGAKKNVPAAKSSLEKKVPPKRKRA; via the coding sequence ATGGCTGCCAAGGTAAAGCGGACCTCGTTTCAAAAGCTCCTAAATGCGATGAAAAAGCTTACGATGGAGGTGAACGATAACGAAATCCTTCGTAGGCTCGAAACCTTGATGGCAACGAGCAAGGAAGATCTGAACCAAGCAGTTGTGCGCTCCCTTTTGGAAAATCCCCTCGAGTTCGATCCAAAATCCGTTCCGGAGCCTTATGCACAGTACGTCCGACACTTCGTTTATATGGTAAAACGAAATAAGAAAAAAGGTCTAGACGTCACGTTTGACGCGGACGCTTTAGAAAGCAAAGGAGCAAAAAAGAATGTTCCTGCTGCAAAATCCTCCTTGGAAAAGAAAGTCCCTCCGAAACGGAAAAGAGCCTAA
- a CDS encoding MBOAT family O-acyltransferase: MNFTTPLYSLFFACIFLLRWILPRLPFFPRWIPFPFLLVGSYLFYFSWSPKFGSLILATSVLDYSVGLAMEKSSARRKKGLLLLSLCGNLSVLGFFKYYGFFLQSANALFSAFGLSSALPALNVVLPVGISFYTFQSLSYTIDVYRGVIPPERSFWRYALFLSFFPQLVAGPIVPAKEFLPQLDRWLSWEDFPFRSGLVLLVVGVWKKAVLADHIAVLPDVLFQNPVFVSSAFAWVGVFAYALQIYFDFSGYTDIAIGSALLLGFRLTENFRMPYLASNFSDFWRRWHISLSSWLKNYLYIPLGGNRNGEVRTYSNLFVTMLLGGLWHGASWNFVVWGGIHGIFLALEKFFARFSLFQSAFDSSVFRFLYRCVVVFSVVLAWVFFRSPDWGRTQAVFSKLFFLSSAGVSPGDQSLKIFFGCLLLFLLGTWIGKREESRGSFTCWLERLPAWIFTCGIVTALVSAVLLSAESQPFLYFVF; this comes from the coding sequence ATGAATTTTACAACCCCGCTTTATTCTCTTTTCTTCGCATGCATCTTTCTTTTACGGTGGATTTTACCCAGATTACCCTTTTTCCCGAGATGGATTCCCTTTCCGTTCCTCTTGGTGGGGAGTTATTTGTTTTATTTCTCCTGGAGTCCCAAGTTCGGGAGTTTGATTTTGGCCACTTCCGTTTTGGATTATTCCGTGGGTTTGGCTATGGAGAAATCTTCTGCTAGGAGGAAAAAGGGACTTCTCCTTCTTTCTCTTTGTGGGAATCTGAGTGTTCTCGGGTTTTTTAAATACTACGGCTTTTTCCTGCAAAGTGCGAATGCCTTATTTTCGGCATTTGGGCTTTCCTCTGCATTGCCGGCTTTGAATGTGGTGCTGCCGGTCGGGATTTCTTTCTATACGTTTCAATCCTTAAGTTATACCATCGACGTGTACCGAGGTGTGATTCCCCCGGAGCGGAGCTTTTGGAGATACGCCTTATTTCTTTCTTTTTTTCCTCAATTGGTGGCCGGTCCGATCGTTCCCGCAAAGGAGTTTCTGCCCCAGCTGGACCGTTGGCTTTCTTGGGAAGATTTCCCTTTCCGGTCTGGTTTGGTTTTATTAGTGGTAGGTGTCTGGAAAAAAGCGGTTTTAGCGGACCATATCGCCGTTTTGCCGGATGTACTGTTTCAGAATCCCGTTTTTGTTTCTTCCGCCTTCGCATGGGTAGGAGTTTTTGCCTACGCTTTGCAGATTTATTTCGATTTTAGCGGATATACGGATATTGCGATCGGCTCCGCTCTGCTTTTGGGATTTCGCTTAACAGAAAATTTCAGGATGCCGTACTTGGCATCCAACTTTTCCGATTTTTGGAGGCGGTGGCACATTTCCCTTTCTTCTTGGTTGAAGAATTATCTGTACATTCCTCTCGGAGGAAATCGAAACGGAGAGGTCCGTACGTACTCGAATTTATTCGTTACCATGCTCTTGGGCGGACTCTGGCACGGAGCTAGTTGGAATTTCGTGGTCTGGGGAGGAATTCATGGAATATTTCTTGCCTTGGAAAAATTTTTTGCTCGGTTTTCCCTTTTCCAATCCGCTTTCGATTCTTCCGTTTTTCGTTTTCTCTACAGGTGCGTAGTGGTGTTCTCCGTGGTTCTTGCTTGGGTTTTTTTCCGTTCTCCCGATTGGGGGCGGACGCAAGCGGTGTTTTCGAAGCTGTTTTTTCTTTCCTCCGCAGGAGTTTCTCCAGGGGATCAGTCGCTCAAAATATTTTTCGGCTGCTTGCTTTTGTTTCTTCTGGGGACTTGGATCGGAAAAAGAGAGGAAAGCCGAGGAAGTTTTACCTGCTGGCTGGAACGTTTGCCTGCATGGATTTTTACCTGCGGAATCGTGACCGCATTGGTGTCGGCGGTTCTTTTATCCGCGGAATCTCAGCCGTTTCTCTATTTCGTTTTCTGA
- the asd gene encoding aspartate-semialdehyde dehydrogenase — MNKISVAVLGATGSVGQRFIQLLENHPYFQVTHLCASENSAGKTYGEVMRKRWKISSDIPSYARDIIVTTPDPSRAPGVKLAFSGLDASVAGEVETAFANSGIHIISNSKNHRMVENVPLLSAEVNPDHLSVLSFQKTPGKILTNSNCTIMGVTISLKPLFEQFGIEAVMLFSMQAVSGAGYPGVPSMDILGNVVPFIGGEEEKAEIEPLKCLGKVVDGRIVNADFPISAHCNRVPVFDGHTVCVSVKLKKKATEQEIRKAWTSFRGLPQELELPLAPPVPIVYREEEDRPQPRLDLDTGKSMATVIGRLRPDPLFDWKYVVLSHNTVRGAAGAAVLNAELMVRKNLL; from the coding sequence ATGAATAAAATAAGCGTTGCCGTACTCGGAGCGACCGGCTCCGTCGGACAAAGATTCATCCAGCTTTTGGAGAATCATCCATATTTCCAAGTTACCCATCTATGTGCGTCCGAAAACAGCGCGGGAAAAACGTACGGAGAGGTGATGAGGAAGCGTTGGAAAATTTCTTCGGACATTCCTTCGTATGCGCGGGACATAATCGTTACGACGCCGGACCCTTCCCGCGCACCCGGAGTAAAATTGGCTTTTTCCGGTCTGGACGCAAGTGTCGCCGGAGAAGTCGAAACCGCTTTTGCAAACTCCGGGATCCATATCATTTCGAACTCTAAGAACCATCGTATGGTGGAGAACGTGCCTTTGCTTTCCGCCGAAGTCAATCCGGACCATCTTTCCGTGCTTTCGTTTCAGAAGACTCCGGGAAAAATCCTTACGAATTCTAATTGCACGATCATGGGAGTTACGATCTCATTGAAGCCCCTCTTCGAGCAATTCGGGATTGAAGCGGTAATGCTTTTTTCCATGCAGGCGGTTTCCGGTGCCGGTTATCCCGGAGTTCCTAGTATGGATATTCTAGGAAATGTCGTCCCATTTATCGGTGGAGAAGAGGAGAAGGCGGAAATCGAACCTTTGAAATGCCTGGGCAAAGTCGTAGACGGTCGTATCGTAAATGCGGATTTTCCTATTTCCGCTCATTGCAATCGTGTTCCCGTTTTTGACGGACATACGGTTTGCGTTTCCGTTAAGTTGAAAAAGAAAGCTACGGAGCAGGAAATCCGCAAGGCTTGGACTTCTTTTCGGGGACTTCCTCAGGAATTGGAACTTCCCTTGGCCCCACCCGTGCCGATCGTATATAGGGAAGAGGAAGATCGACCGCAGCCAAGGTTGGATTTGGATACCGGAAAAAGTATGGCCACTGTGATCGGTAGGCTAAGACCGGATCCTCTTTTCGATTGGAAATACGTCGTCTTAAGTCATAATACCGTTCGAGGCGCCGCCGGAGCGGCCGTCTTGAACGCGGAACTGATGGTTCGAAAAAACCTACTCTAA
- the pyk gene encoding pyruvate kinase, giving the protein MKNELVNYRKTKIICTIGPATADKKMILALAEAGMNVARLNMSHGNHEFHRSIIKIIKALNKDVLKHPIAILLDTQGPEIRTGDLQVDHLDLKVGESFTFHIIPGVESEEQSVFVNYRDIVNDLKVGDRVTVDNGLINLVVEEIQETALKCKVVDGGKLGSRKHINLPGIRVNLPSITQKDHKDILFGLEEDVDFIALSFVRSKDDILQLRKIIEENNGHSAIVAKIEDQEAVKNMIEIVDSADGVMVARGDLGVELPIEELPIIQRAIIRECAVRGKRVIVATHLLESMISNPSPTRAEVTDVANAVYEESDAIMLSGETAAGKFPIRCVEMLHKIAERVEKTPGVGYVGDRIPSNKKEEMAKSAAMLSDSIKSPAIIVITRRGTTALNVASFHPRHPLIYAFTNMTTVRRKLWLTRGVIPYRIDFSSDPEKTIKLAIETLKTSGRIKEGDQVVILSDIIAGDDRVETIQIREVK; this is encoded by the coding sequence ATGAAAAACGAACTCGTTAATTATAGAAAAACCAAAATCATCTGCACGATCGGTCCGGCCACCGCGGATAAGAAGATGATTCTCGCTTTAGCGGAAGCCGGGATGAACGTCGCCAGGCTGAACATGTCGCACGGGAACCACGAATTCCACCGTTCGATCATCAAAATCATCAAAGCTCTGAATAAAGACGTTCTCAAGCACCCGATCGCGATTTTATTGGATACCCAAGGACCGGAAATCCGAACCGGAGATCTACAGGTGGACCATCTGGATCTGAAAGTGGGGGAGTCTTTTACTTTCCATATCATTCCGGGTGTCGAATCGGAAGAACAATCCGTTTTCGTGAATTACAGGGACATCGTAAACGACTTAAAGGTCGGCGACCGGGTCACGGTGGATAACGGTCTGATCAATCTGGTGGTGGAAGAAATTCAGGAGACCGCCTTGAAATGCAAAGTAGTGGACGGAGGAAAGTTAGGTTCTCGAAAGCATATCAACCTTCCCGGAATCCGCGTCAATTTGCCTTCCATCACTCAAAAGGATCATAAGGATATTCTTTTCGGATTGGAGGAGGACGTCGATTTTATCGCTCTTTCCTTTGTCAGGTCCAAAGATGACATCCTGCAACTTCGAAAGATCATCGAGGAAAATAACGGACACTCCGCGATCGTGGCCAAGATAGAGGACCAGGAAGCGGTCAAAAATATGATCGAAATCGTGGATTCTGCCGACGGCGTCATGGTAGCGAGAGGGGATTTGGGAGTGGAGCTCCCGATAGAAGAATTACCCATCATACAAAGAGCCATCATACGGGAATGCGCGGTCCGCGGAAAAAGAGTGATCGTCGCGACCCACCTTCTCGAGTCCATGATCAGCAATCCTTCTCCTACCAGAGCGGAGGTCACGGATGTGGCCAACGCAGTTTATGAGGAATCCGACGCGATCATGCTCTCCGGAGAAACCGCAGCGGGAAAATTCCCGATCCGTTGCGTGGAAATGCTTCATAAAATCGCGGAGAGAGTGGAAAAAACTCCGGGCGTCGGGTATGTAGGCGATCGTATTCCTTCCAACAAGAAGGAAGAGATGGCAAAATCCGCCGCGATGCTTTCGGATTCGATCAAGAGTCCTGCGATTATAGTGATTACCCGCAGGGGAACGACCGCATTGAACGTGGCTTCCTTTCATCCGAGGCATCCTCTGATCTACGCGTTCACGAACATGACGACGGTAAGAAGAAAGCTTTGGCTGACTCGAGGAGTCATTCCTTATCGCATCGATTTTTCCAGTGATCCGGAAAAGACCATTAAGTTGGCCATCGAGACGTTGAAGACCAGCGGAAGGATCAAGGAAGGCGATCAGGTAGTGATTCTTTCGGATATTATCGCGGGGGACGACCGCGTGGAAACGATTCAGATCAGGGAAGTAAAGTGA
- a CDS encoding LBF_4227 family protein, which yields MARKREKSHTADTETPPKEAGGFFENFELRNHLLSLIDSFLEYIETLLLYLRKSAQVKIKQGLQAYLFLKISLYFLGIGVLFFLAAVFLFFLKTFGGDFLLASLGTGGVCIFFSFLSLGIAASRFKN from the coding sequence TTGGCCCGCAAAAGAGAAAAATCCCATACGGCTGATACGGAAACTCCGCCGAAAGAAGCCGGAGGTTTTTTCGAAAATTTCGAATTAAGAAATCATCTCCTCTCTTTGATCGATTCCTTCCTGGAATACATCGAAACCCTCCTACTGTATCTTAGAAAATCTGCACAAGTAAAGATCAAACAGGGCCTCCAGGCCTATCTATTTCTGAAGATCAGCCTCTATTTTTTAGGAATAGGAGTTCTGTTTTTCCTGGCCGCCGTATTCCTCTTCTTCTTGAAAACGTTCGGCGGGGACTTCCTACTTGCTTCCCTCGGAACCGGCGGCGTTTGTATCTTTTTTTCCTTCCTCTCCTTGGGAATCGCAGCTTCGAGATTCAAGAATTAA
- a CDS encoding DUF883 family protein codes for MSNAESLNQELESLKEKAKKITGKAREEYLEHVSDLKERLKQVTGETSERAKQIIDQTGVYIKENPQKAALIGLGVGVGLGLLVGLLIRRK; via the coding sequence ATGTCCAATGCAGAAAGCCTGAACCAGGAACTGGAATCCCTGAAGGAAAAGGCGAAAAAAATCACGGGAAAAGCGAGAGAGGAATATTTGGAACACGTATCAGATCTAAAAGAGCGCCTGAAACAAGTAACGGGCGAAACCAGTGAAAGAGCGAAGCAGATCATCGATCAAACCGGCGTCTATATCAAGGAAAATCCGCAAAAAGCCGCACTGATCGGACTGGGAGTCGGAGTTGGGTTAGGTCTGCTCGTCGGACTTTTGATTCGTAGGAAATAA
- a CDS encoding 4a-hydroxytetrahydrobiopterin dehydratase: MSNAKKMDPDEVRRKLPKGWEIFIVDEIPRLRKKYSFSQYSAGIRFVNELAKEAERLDHHPDLGVFYGSVNVEIFTHSLQGLSDLDLEFVAFAERAYENVRL, from the coding sequence ATGAGCAACGCGAAAAAAATGGATCCGGACGAGGTCCGGCGGAAACTGCCGAAGGGTTGGGAAATCTTTATCGTGGATGAAATTCCCCGACTTCGTAAGAAGTATTCGTTTTCGCAATATTCTGCGGGGATCCGTTTCGTAAACGAATTGGCGAAAGAAGCGGAACGACTGGATCACCATCCGGACCTAGGAGTATTTTACGGAAGCGTGAACGTCGAGATCTTCACGCATTCTTTGCAAGGGCTGTCCGACCTGGATCTGGAGTTCGTGGCGTTCGCAGAAAGAGCGTACGAAAACGTCCGACTTTAA
- a CDS encoding enoyl-CoA hydratase/isomerase family protein: MSVRQKGTKKQVIDYRSSKLVSLSAKGFTMKNIKIEEKESLAWIWLDRAPSNEMTEELMDELIEAHRILGEKKSVRAVLIGSKHEKFFSNGLDPRYMLERSANDRIKVFAKLFDMMRVIYTFPKPEVTVINGHAMAGGAVLGILTDFRFMSDGKARYCFSEVLVGLTIPPTLLNIVESVVGKGKLKDVAMLGTAYKPEEAKAIGLVDQIFPAAELHKKSEDYMLNMLNLPQASLESLKKSIRKNLILEFDAPTDHLIQEFKPFVSGNFDEGLKAVLERRKPKFDQEIRAVR; the protein is encoded by the coding sequence ATGTCAGTTCGTCAAAAAGGAACGAAAAAGCAGGTGATCGACTATCGTTCCAGCAAGCTTGTTAGTTTGAGTGCAAAAGGATTTACGATGAAGAATATTAAAATCGAAGAAAAGGAATCTTTGGCTTGGATCTGGTTGGACCGTGCGCCTTCCAACGAAATGACCGAGGAATTGATGGACGAATTGATCGAAGCCCATCGGATTCTGGGAGAGAAAAAAAGCGTAAGAGCCGTTCTCATCGGATCCAAACACGAGAAATTCTTTTCCAACGGCCTGGATCCTAGATACATGCTGGAGCGTTCCGCGAACGACCGCATCAAAGTCTTTGCGAAACTTTTCGATATGATGCGGGTGATCTACACTTTTCCGAAACCGGAAGTCACGGTGATCAACGGACACGCGATGGCTGGCGGAGCTGTGTTAGGCATTTTGACGGACTTCCGATTTATGAGCGACGGGAAAGCGAGATACTGTTTTTCGGAAGTGCTGGTCGGATTGACCATCCCTCCTACCCTGCTAAACATCGTCGAATCGGTGGTGGGAAAAGGAAAACTGAAAGACGTAGCGATGCTGGGAACCGCATACAAACCGGAGGAAGCGAAAGCGATCGGACTCGTGGACCAGATCTTTCCGGCCGCGGAATTGCATAAAAAATCGGAGGATTATATGTTAAACATGTTGAATCTTCCACAGGCAAGCCTGGAATCCCTGAAAAAAAGCATTAGAAAAAACTTAATCTTGGAGTTCGACGCTCCGACGGATCATCTGATCCAGGAATTCAAACCTTTCGTTTCCGGAAATTTCGACGAAGGATTGAAAGCGGTCTTGGAAAGAAGAAAACCGAAATTCGACCAAGAGATTCGAGCGGTCCGTTAA
- a CDS encoding response regulator transcription factor — protein sequence MKNILVIEDDPDIGNLIRKSLDSAHYKTTIQTSGEEGLKYYKANHPDLLILDLSLPDIDGMDVCRTVRRSDENTPIFIVTARNEEIDRIMGLELGADDYITKPFSVRELKTRVDVFFRRWDKKAGIKPNLGSGGEIIRGNLKIDPVRRRVTLKDQVINISRKEFDILQLMATAPGKVFSREMILEAVWGMEWDGFERMIDSHIKRIRSKLEKNSAQPEWIETIWGIGYRFTDNYDNIVIPE from the coding sequence ATGAAGAACATTTTGGTCATCGAAGACGATCCGGATATCGGAAACCTCATCCGCAAGTCTTTGGATTCGGCCCATTATAAAACCACGATACAAACCTCCGGGGAGGAAGGCCTGAAATATTATAAGGCAAACCATCCTGATCTTCTAATATTAGACCTCTCTCTTCCTGATATAGACGGCATGGACGTTTGTCGCACCGTCAGAAGGTCGGATGAAAACACTCCGATCTTCATCGTTACCGCTCGTAACGAGGAAATAGATCGCATTATGGGATTGGAATTGGGCGCCGACGACTATATTACGAAACCCTTTTCCGTCAGGGAGCTCAAGACGAGAGTGGACGTCTTCTTCCGTCGATGGGACAAAAAAGCCGGAATCAAACCCAATTTGGGAAGCGGAGGAGAAATCATCCGCGGCAATCTCAAGATAGATCCGGTTCGTCGCAGGGTGACTCTGAAAGACCAAGTCATCAATATTTCCCGCAAAGAATTCGACATACTGCAACTCATGGCTACCGCTCCCGGAAAAGTCTTCTCCCGGGAAATGATTTTGGAAGCCGTTTGGGGAATGGAATGGGACGGATTCGAACGGATGATCGATTCGCATATCAAACGGATCCGATCGAAGTTGGAAAAAAACTCCGCTCAGCCGGAATGGATCGAAACGATCTGGGGAATCGGATATCGCTTTACGGACAATTACGATAATATCGTGATCCCCGAATAA
- a CDS encoding DUF4279 domain-containing protein, translating into MSFTDRNPRSWALIAISEPGLDVHEITRQTGIRPDLPVPGTVEGISGEPVSSPLWQIHSKKDANLPLEEHIWELIERISPHRKEFKSVCERHRAVLYCSVEYNDGRMEEASLDSKLLLLLGNLGLKIAFQAWRLQERGRRSEDQNNLR; encoded by the coding sequence ATGAGTTTCACCGATAGGAATCCTAGATCCTGGGCTTTGATCGCCATCTCGGAACCCGGTTTAGACGTTCATGAAATCACCCGTCAAACCGGAATCAGACCGGACTTGCCGGTTCCCGGAACCGTGGAGGGAATTTCGGGAGAGCCGGTCAGTTCTCCTCTCTGGCAAATCCATTCCAAAAAGGACGCGAACCTTCCCCTAGAGGAACATATCTGGGAATTGATAGAAAGAATCTCTCCCCATCGTAAGGAGTTCAAATCCGTATGTGAGAGACACCGAGCCGTATTGTATTGTTCCGTGGAATATAACGACGGTCGTATGGAGGAAGCTTCGTTGGATTCCAAACTACTGCTTTTGCTCGGAAATTTAGGTCTGAAAATCGCCTTCCAAGCCTGGAGACTTCAGGAGAGAGGAAGAAGGTCAGAGGATCAGAATAATCTCCGTTAA
- a CDS encoding STAS domain protein yields MQTSRYRINLFVRTPALEQIRRYSYFEIRKKSKVVEIEPLSGMLEGEASKEFQSALAMAFYESSRHVKLELGNVKTPSIATLEKLVKYALDLREKKRVFIFSHPSLPIRKYLERFRLTEIILIL; encoded by the coding sequence TTGCAGACTTCCCGCTATCGAATCAATCTGTTCGTACGGACTCCCGCTTTGGAACAGATTCGCAGATACTCCTATTTCGAAATCCGAAAAAAAAGCAAAGTAGTGGAAATCGAGCCCTTATCCGGCATGTTGGAAGGAGAAGCCTCCAAAGAATTCCAATCAGCTCTCGCCATGGCATTTTACGAATCCAGCAGGCACGTCAAATTGGAATTGGGCAACGTCAAAACTCCGTCCATCGCCACCCTCGAAAAATTGGTCAAATACGCGCTGGATTTAAGGGAAAAGAAAAGGGTATTCATCTTTTCCCATCCTTCCCTTCCGATTCGAAAATACCTGGAAAGATTTCGATTAACGGAGATTATTCTGATCCTCTGA
- the epmA gene encoding EF-P lysine aminoacylase EpmA: MAGSLQVRYGEIRSMNLTSRTTMEARARFLKSVRDFFSSENFLEIDTPCLKKVPGMEPHLDPFSVRSPSGQESGYLITSPEYSLKQALSAGLEKVYEISHTFRSGEKGSRFHTAEFLMLEFYRTRIDLNGLMDLTENFLRAVDLNRILGSGEKKIPRRSVRELLKTIAGCDWDRSSLEEKIVASSLTRLPLEELEYEDCFYLVFLNFVEPSLPSEFQFLYDYPPEMAALARIEDGCAKRFETYFGSLELGNGFFELSDPTEQRLRFSSERKLREKLGKEAFPIDEEFLGALDQGLPACSGNAIGLDRLFLTLQGEETLARVSPYWARLDR, from the coding sequence ATAGCGGGAAGTCTGCAAGTCCGATATGGAGAGATACGATCCATGAACCTTACCTCCAGAACGACCATGGAAGCTCGAGCTCGGTTCTTGAAATCGGTGAGGGACTTTTTTTCATCCGAAAATTTCCTGGAGATCGACACTCCTTGTCTCAAAAAAGTGCCCGGGATGGAGCCTCATTTGGATCCGTTTTCGGTCCGTTCCCCTTCCGGACAAGAATCGGGATACCTGATCACTTCTCCAGAATATTCCCTGAAGCAGGCTTTGTCTGCGGGGCTGGAAAAGGTGTACGAAATCAGTCATACGTTCCGGTCGGGAGAAAAAGGGAGCCGTTTCCACACCGCGGAATTTCTGATGTTGGAATTTTATCGGACTCGGATTGATCTGAATGGATTGATGGATCTCACGGAGAATTTCCTAAGAGCCGTGGATCTGAATCGGATCCTCGGGAGTGGGGAGAAAAAAATTCCGAGAAGGAGCGTGAGGGAACTTTTAAAAACAATCGCGGGTTGCGACTGGGACAGATCTTCTTTAGAGGAAAAAATCGTCGCTTCTTCTTTGACTCGATTGCCCTTGGAGGAGCTGGAATACGAGGATTGTTTTTATCTGGTTTTTCTGAACTTTGTGGAACCTAGTCTTCCATCGGAATTCCAATTTTTGTACGACTATCCTCCGGAAATGGCCGCTTTGGCAAGAATAGAGGACGGATGCGCCAAACGTTTTGAAACGTACTTCGGAAGTTTGGAATTGGGGAACGGTTTTTTCGAGCTCTCGGATCCGACGGAACAGCGCCTCCGTTTTTCCTCGGAAAGGAAATTACGGGAAAAGTTGGGCAAGGAGGCGTTTCCGATCGACGAAGAATTTTTGGGAGCCCTGGATCAGGGGCTGCCCGCCTGCTCCGGCAATGCGATCGGACTGGATCGATTGTTTTTGACTCTGCAAGGAGAGGAAACTCTTGCCCGCGTCAGTCCGTATTGGGCCCGTCTAGACCGGTAA